One genomic window of Sardina pilchardus chromosome 15, fSarPil1.1, whole genome shotgun sequence includes the following:
- the si:ch211-212d10.1 gene encoding duodenase-1 produces the protein MMHLLNTVLAMLLVFNQGDCIRDRIIGGHEAKPHSRPYMVLVVYRSPERWSECDGFLVREDFVMTAAHCKGTPMYVYPGLISSSKLDNSLRVKAIPCPHPKYTSGRKHDIMLLKLKNNVTLTNKVGLLALPRADNDALPTTNCLVPGWGATVFSENSKNSDMLREINVTIDTSLDCGTPAEICTRATVEDGPFKGDSGGPLVCGEVACGVVSQCSKNDKTFTHYYIRIAHYHHWIDKIMNTSH, from the exons ATGATGCACCTCCTCAATACTGTACTGGCCATGCTGCTTGTCTTCAACCAAG GGGACTGCATACGAGACCGCATCATAGGTGGACATGAGGCAAAACCTCACAGCCGTCCCTACATGGTCCTCGTGGTATACAGATCCCCGGAGAGATGGTCAGAATGTGATGGTTTCCTAGTGAGGGAGGATTTTGTGATGACAGCGGCTCACTGCAAAGGAAC GCCAATGTATGTTTACCCTGGGCTCATCAGCTCATCAAAACTGGACAATAGCCTAAGAGTGAAAGCTATACCATGTCCCCATCCCAAATACACTTCAGGCAGAAAACATGACATTATGCTGCTCAAG CTCAAGAACAATGTTACGCTTACCAACAAGGTGGGGCTGCTAGCACTTCCTAGGGCAGACAATGATGCCCTCCCGACAACAAACTGTCTGGTCCCAGGATGGGGAGCAACAGTCTTCAGTGAAAACTCGAAGAACTCCGACATGTTGAGGGAAATTAATGTTACCATTGACACCTCTCTCGACTGTGGCACTCCAGCAGAAATCTGTACTAGAGCAACTGTAGAGGATGGCCCTTTTAAG GGGGACTCCGGAGGACCGCTTGTTTGTGGTGAAGTTGCGTGTGGAGTGGTGTCCCAGTGCAGCAAAAATGACAAAACGTTCACCCACTACTACATTCGGATTGCTCACTACCACCACTGGATTGACAAGATAATGAATACCAGCCACTAA